The genomic DNA CTAGGAGGATGCGAGTTTGACTGTGGAAGGGACCCATTCTTTTGCGCATCTATTGGGTTAGAAACAAGGTCCCAGCCTGGATGCAGGTTATTGCAAGCTAGCTTTACAAGTAGTTCAGTCCGGGGGGCAATAGTACCAGCGTATATCAGGGCAGTGACGGAGACAATTGGTATCAGCCTAGTTGACAATTTGACACGTTGGTCGATCAGTTTCTGTTTCAGTGGCGTTAACACTGCGATCACTCACCACCAAGGAGATGCTTTAGACCGTTTATGGCTGAGAATTGGCTTGGGTGGGTCTTCCAAAGCTGGTGGGCTTGAGGTCCTTGGTAGCGGACGGATAGTCCTGTCAGACTGTGCGCTGGCGTTGCTGTCGATTGAAAACGCCCGGTTAGGTACATTGTTCAAGAGTGGAATACCATGTTCTTCCGACGAGAAAAATACTTTAGCTTCTGACGTGTCCGGCATGATAGGCCGTCTCGGTCAAGTATAGGCCTTGATTGGGTTGTGGTGAAGCTCAGGAAACCAACGGTCAGGGTATATGTACGCCTAAATTCGAAGACACATGCAACTCAATGTATCGCCACCGTTACCGCCCGCGCGTCGCGCCCATATTAGGAACGATGAAAAACATCCATGTAGTACTCAAGATAGCACCATAGATACATTGGATCATATCATTAAAAATATCTAAGTATGAAACAAACGCTAAGGTCACAAGGTGCTCAAGCTAGCGACGGTAAGAGGATGCGTCCAGAATCTTCGGCTATGATCTGGCATTCAAGCGTATAGCACTTAAAGCTATAGCTATCAGGAAAAACACAGAAGCCAAAGCAGAAAGCCAAGAAATTGCTCTTGACTGAACACCAATAGCTAGTCTGAATATTGTACTGACAAGAATTGGCCCGATCACTCGGCCGCCCAGAGCTTGTAAGATGAGGCGGCCAAATAGCCACCCAATTTCTTGCTTTGTATTGGTGGGAAAGGTCCTCTTGTGAGCGCCAGTCCCGCTCCTGGTAATATGTGGGGGTTATTTGGCAAGAGCTGGTGTGGGGTTTTAGTTGGAGGGGGAAAGTACCAAGTGCCAGTGCGAACACAGTTGTCGCGCCGAGGAAGAGTATTCGCGATTGGCTGGTAACAACACCGATCAACATATGGTCGATCAAATCAATTAAAAGCGAGACCTAGCTAAGCGATGGGAAGATCGATCCTCCCAGCTTACCAGCATAACCGGGGAGCTATCCCTCTTGCGTACATAGAATTTTGAAGGCAGTAGGAAAACGACTGGTGGATAGTGCGCATCCTTAAATCTGACGAGTCCGGACTTGTATATGATCAAGCTGAACCGAGCTCAAGCTCCAGTAGGAATTATTCATAATGTGTGGCAGTATATTAGTGCTTGATGgacatatatatatgtatactCTGCTTACAGTTTATTCGTGTGTTACTGAATTTTACTATTCTTAAATGCTCATACACGTATCTTTCTCGCAATTGAAGTTTGGCGCGCAAATGTAACCTGAGTCAATATATTCGTATAGCTCCGGAACCACATACCTTGGAAGGCTCTGGTTACTTACTATACGTGCTTTATGTTCAATAAGATCCTTGATTATGGAGATAGTTCATAAGTGTGGTAGGAAAAAATACCAAAATTGTCTATTTCACATGTGCATATAATGTGTTCGCAACAGGCCAAATAACCCTTTTGGGTCTGTGAATTGGGCAATTTATAAGGTTTATAAGATTTTATACAGTCAGGGGGGTCAGCGCCGGCGCTGCCGAAAGGTGGACCAAAAGGCGACTGGGACGGAGAACCCCAATAGTCGATCGGGCACCACCACCAGCAAAGTAGACCTTGTTCCTGTATACTTCTTCTTTCGATTCAGTTTCTTTTTTCCTACTCTCTCTCTTTCACCATTTCCTTGTACATATATAGGATGTACAGGCCGATAAATCTGGATACCAATTAATCGCTACAAGCTCATGTCATACTCGATACCATGGATTGTCCCCACATCTGTACACAAATTCAAACGCAGAGCTCGGGGGTACTATTTGGTATCCCCGCGCTCTTGGCAGTCCGAGAGATCGATTTGTCATATTGGCTGATGATGTCCATTGGCTCAGTCAGCCCGAGGGCCACCCACAGGCCAGCTGACTGAGCCTACTATCCGGCCGGCGACTACGGTAAAACACGTACGTGTCTCCTCAGGGCTGAATGACACACAAATGATTTTACACGTAAAGGGGATAACGTATCAATAGCCATGCATACAACTAGAAAATTATATCAAACAACTGTACAGTTGATGCTTCTACATGGACAAGAAACATACCACTGTAGCCTGTACATACATGAATATAGGTCCTTGAATAAAAAGAGTCAAAATGCGCTTCTCGTGTATTGCGCTATGTATAATTAGATTAGAGGGCTCTCTTCGTCCACTTCTCCCGCTCTAACGACCTCCTCCTTCTTCAACCTAACCATCCCTAGGGAGAATAAACTGACAAAAATACAACATGCGCTAGCCCAAAAGATCGCGCGCGGGCGAGCTAATAGTGCTGACAAACACAAGCCCGAATAGAAGGGCCCACAATTTGGCTAGAAACGATTGAAGCACGGACAGCGCACCAAAGAGTGTGCCAGACTCGGATGGGGAAGGTCCTGTAGGCTTCGAGGCTAATTCTGAATCGGAGGCCGGAGAATCAGATTCGATGGGCTTCTCTGCAGTTTGGTCCTGGGACAGAGCGAGCGCGATACTCTGCACAGATGGGGCGAAACCACCACCGAATGACATCCAGCAAGTGGTGATTGCAAACAGGGTGGTGTCTGTGATCATACCCATGACAATATACCCAACGAGTTCTATCCCAAGAGACAATCTTGCGACGAACAAGTCGATGTATGTGTGCCTCCTTCCGCGATAAACCATTTGTAAGCCCCTAAGGATCAGGGGTAGAATAAGCAATAGGTGCGCGGCGCGCGATACGCCCACAATTGACATCCAGTAACCTAACTCCGTGGTGCCCCAACCAAATTGGGTAATTGCATACTGGAACTTGAATGTGTAGGAGCCCATGTTGAGCATTGCGCTCGCAAAGGCGATACCGATCCAAGTCAAACTCCAGTCCCGGCCTTTACCACGCGCCCGTTTTTGAGGGATGAAAACAACAAGAGGGCGGGCGAACGTAGAGACCGCGTGCTTGACATGACTGAACCAGGTAGCGTTGGGGTCTTGGTTGGCCTTGTAACGTTCCATGGCTGCGGCGCGATCTTTAAGATCAAGTGATTCGGGGATGACGATTAAGGCTAAGATGGCATATGTTACGTGAAGGGCAGTAGCAACGTAGAAAACGGTGAGGAGGTCGTTGGTGTGTTGCGTTATGAGAGCACCGAGAGTTGGTCCGACAGCCATACCAGCAAATAACGCCCCGGTAAAAAAAGAGAATAAACGAGAGCGCGCGGCAGGTTGGACGATGTCGGAGACATAGGCATGAGATATGGCCATGGAAGTTGTCCATCCTGTTGCGTTTCAGGTCAGCTGGAGCGATAGTAcatgggtatatgcgcaccTCCGAGGGCCCCATCGATGATATTACCCACTATAAGGAAGCGATATCCTCCAGGCAAGATATCGGCATAGAAGGCCACAAGAATCAGGACAGCGTCACTGACGAAGCGGTATGAGTAATGTGAGTGCCAAGTCGTGTTGTATGACGCACGTAAATAGGACGCCGATCGCGGCAATTGCTAAGACGCGTGTACGACCAATACGGTCCGAGAGCTATACGCATTATTGATGAAGATCGAAATTCAGCTCGGGGATCGGTAAAGTACTGACCTGAGCCCACGAGCCAGTTGTGAGGCAGCTGAGTATGCCCATGCTCGTAGTAAGTGCCGTTGAGAGCTTGGCGGTCGCGGCCATAACATTTGGGTCGCTCGTGCACATCTTGTTAGGTCCCGGGATCAGGATTGCGGGCCGGTTTGGAGGTGCCGGCGGCGGAACATAGATCGGTGTCTGCGGGTCGCTCGGGATGTCATTGCTAAATGAAACTGTTGCTGGGGGAGGGAGCAGGATATATTCCGGGCGTAGTTCGTTGCAAGCGAGTTTGATATAGAGCTCCTGGCGCGGCGCAATAGTTGCGGCCATAAGTACTGCGCCCGTAATGGTCAACGGCAGCAGCCTGGTATTCGGTGAGCACAAGACACATAGGCAGCACTAAACTGACCATATAGGACTGGGCCTTTTGTACCAGGGCCGACGAGGGGTCATAGAAGGAGCTGGGGACGGTGAGCGAGATCGCAGAGGGGGATGTTCAGCGATATGAAAGACATCGGTATTAGCGCGGGTATCGAATGTAGGCAAGTCGCCAACAAATGGGACCTCTTCCACACCATCCAAGCCTGGAGTGTTGTTGCGCATGTGTCGCATGGTAGTCAATGGGGAGAAATTAGGAAACTCGTCTGTTTATGCATCGACCGGGATGAGACCACATGCATCATCAGGGCCCAGGTTGAAATTAGGTTTACAGGTGAGTTTGTCAGCGGCGCTAATGACGCTTATGTGAGCGCGGAAATGGGCGCTGGACCGCGGAAGGGGCGGGGCCACAGCACAACGACGAGGAGTCGACGAGCGTTAATTACGACTAGTGGATGGCCCGGGCACGTGCAAAGAGCCAAGTGAGCCCGCCTCAGACCCCGCCGGCGGAACGAGTATTTCGCCCGACCAACATATCGAACATGCCTCCCGTCGACCGTCCCCGTCGCATCGACTCGGAATCCTGCAATAGCGCACGCAAACGCAAACGCCGCACTCTCGACGAGAACACAGCCCCACTACTCGCACAAGTCTCAAGCGCCGTAAATCTCTTGTCGACGGTCCCGGCGACGAGACCGACAATATGGACCTCGACTCGGGAGCATCGGTCCACGATGGCGACGAGTACTCTCAGTCAGGTGAGCACGATTTCCTGCGTTTACGGACATGTTGGATGGTCGGGATTTTTTTTCGGGAATTATCAGAATTCCATTAAATgtgtttattttattttatttatttgCTAATGACTTATTCCCAGACGAACATCTGATCCACCGAGCGGCTGCATGGCAGTTGCGGCGGTTGCGCAAAGATGCTTTGGTGCGGCTTTATACGCTGGCATCGGGGCCCTCGTGTACTCCGGACCCGTCGACAGAGCTGACAAAGCCGGAGCTCATTGACGCGCTGCTGGGTGCGCGTGCTGCCTCGTCGTCATTGCCCACACCATCCCGCTCTCCTCCGCAAACACGTGCATCCCGCGAAATAAAAGATCTCCCCGCTCGCCCTCGTCGCCAAACCGTATCGCATCCTGCTCCTGTCCCTGCATCACTCTCATGCGACGGCGGAGACGAAGCAGACGGCGACGAAGCGCCTTCCTCAAAACGCATGAAACTTGGCAAGCGCCGACCATCGCCAACATTGCCCATgaagccacaagcgcccagcgCGTCACTCGCACTCGCTCTGCTCAGATCGACACTACCCACCCCGCGTTTGCGAGTAGCAGTGATTTGACAGAACCCGATAGCCCCGAGCCTGTCCCCCGTCCACTCCACAGCCCCCGCAGACTCCGCTCCCAGACTTCTCGTAGCGAAATCGTCCCTAATTCTCCGGCCCCGGCTGGACGCCGGCGCCGACCTCGTGCAAAGCATCAGCATCACCAGCAGCTACGTACACCCCCTAGCGATGACGGTGACGATGAAGCAGGAATCACAAGCGCGGATAGCGAAGCCGAAGCACTGAGCCCTGACGTCGCCGACATATCACACATGGCTCAGATCGCCGATGACACCGTGGTGCTCGAACCCGAAGACGAGACTGTACGTGTCTTACGAAATGGCAAAGTTGTCAGGCAGGAATCGGAGATGGATGTTATCAGACAACCAGATGAGGCCGAGTCGAGTGATTTGACCGAGCTCGACTCGGAAGAAGaggacgatgacgatgacgagaATGATGTTACCATGCGGCCAACTCGCCGAGATGAAGAGAGCGATGACGATGAAGAAGTGGGTAGTGATATCCAGGTCTTGGATGCAGAGGGTGATGAGGATGGAGccgatgatgacgatgaggaAGAGGCGGACGAGGAAATGGCCACCCAGTCCACCCAACTCGAAGACGATGGTATGTTTCACTGTATCCGTTTTAGACCAAGGCTAACTCCAGCCAGACTTGGATATAGACCTCTCCCAAGCAACCGATAAATCCCTCCTCCGCCTTAAGCGTGACGCTCTTCTCCGCCTCTGCTTATCGCGCTCTATCTCTGCGAATGGCACCAAACCTCAACTCGTCCAGGCTCTGCTCGGATGGCGCGACAAGTCCGAATTCACAGATGCGCCCAGTTCGACTATGTCTGAACTCACCGAGTTGGACGAACCCATCTCGCCCGTGAGCACATTGCCCATGTCTGACGCCAGTTCGGAACTATCAGAAGAAACCGTCATTGTTTCTGTCGCTGGATCGTCGCGCAAGGGAAGCAAGGGCAAATCGCGCGTACCGTCAACCAAGAAGCCCAACAAGCGGAGGTCGACTCCGGTTCTGGAGCGCTCTTCGAGGGTGTATGTCGCAGATCAGCCTGATACGCCTCGTGCCCCTCGTCAGGGAAGCAACAACGGAATCAATGTCGGCAACCCGCCCGGAATGCCGCTGGGCGTCGGAAGCGGGATGACCAAGGATGAATTAGAGATCGATCTTGAAGAGCTGGGCTtggaagacaaggaaatcCCATCCGACAAGTTGGTCAAGCTGGAAAAGATTGGAAGTGGAGGGTTTAAAGAGTGCGTATGCTAGATTGCCCATAGTTTAAGTAGGTGGCTGATCAGCCTGCAGCGTTTATATCGGCCGGCTGCGTGGCCGCGTCAAGGTTGCTATCGCCGAGTTCAGAGGCCAATTAAGTGCTAGTGAGTATCATTCCAGCGCACAGGTATAGCGATACTGATTCGAGTTGCTGGGCAGTGGATATCAAGGTTTGTTCGTATGGTACCCTTTTCCGGATATGGGGTTAATGGATTGTCCAGGAGCTCAAATTGCTAAAAGACTTCGATCATCCCAACGTCGTTCGATTCGTGAGTCTATTCAGTTCATCTACTTGTTGGCCGTGCGGGTACTCACAGTAAGGGTGCTGTAGCTCGGTGTTAGTATACCCGAGAACCCAAGGGACACGCCTGTTATGATGGTCAGCGAACTCTGTGCCAACGGAGATCTGTTTGATTATATCCGCAACGTGCCTGTTCCATCATTGCGCAAAGTAGTAAGTTGGCAAACGCCCGCATATCATCGGTTGACTTATTCCTTGTTAGCTCTCCTTGATGCTTGATATCGCCCGTGGTATCAAGTACTTGCACGAACACAAGCCACCAGTGATTCACAGAGATTGCAAATCTTCCAATATTTTAATTACCAACAAGGTCACCGCCAAGATTGCCGATTTTGGTCTTGCCAAGGTTAAACAATCCACACGATCCATGGTCAGGTCACTTGTCGGAACTGTGAACTGGCAGGCTCCCGAGTTGTGGCATGCCCATCCAAAGTATGACTACAAGGTCGACGTGTACTCGTGTGGCTGCGTGTTTTGGGAGATGATGCAATGGCATCTGCCAAACAAGAAATACCCTTGGGAGGTATGTTGCTCCTTTATCTCGACATAGGGCGGGGTGGTTTACTTTGATGCTTCATAGGGAATGAACGAACATGCAATTTACGAAGCTGTAGGTGCGAAAAAGCAACGACCTCCAATCAATGGTCTGCGCAAGCAATATTGTCCAGAAATCGTTGACCTCGTGGAAAAAATGTGGGCACAAGAGGCGAAGGACCGCCCGACTATCAAGCGCGTGGTCGAAGAGCTCGAGCGTCTGATACAGATGTATTAATCGACACCCCGTTATTTGACCAGGCTGTTGTTTTTATCACTGCTTTATGCCGACTCACCGCTTTCACGATCCATATTTTCTCGACTTCTTTGCTCGTCTGATGTTTGACTCTTTTCCTTGTGCTCTAGTTTGTTCTATTACTCTTTTTTGGTCTGCTGGTGTTGATGATAAAGGAGGAAGATGGCTGCATCTCTGTATAGAACAGAGTTCTGCGGAATGTCTTTGGCTAGCTTATATTCATCCGGGTGTGCACCAGTACAGGACTCGGCGGATCACCTAATTTCTCGTTATTTCCTGTGCCTCGTTTTCTCTTCTACTTTGACGTTTTTGTTCACTCATCTCAACCATGTGTATCGTAGTTCATAAACAGCAATCTTAACTGCATTTTTGGCCGCTGGGCCCCGTAATGTGTCAAGTGGGAATTAAATCCAATTAAGATACTGTACAGACAAAAATTGGTATACGTCTACAAAGACTCGAGCCATTCACGGAGCGAGTCCAACCCATCCTCTGTCGCACTTTCTTTTTCATTATCGGATTTTTCAAGGTCCTCGCGAGCAACTTTGACCCAGCCTTCGCCAAAAGTAATATCGCCAGCCTCCCACTGCGCGAACCGGAAGATTCCGCCAGTGCACTCGAGTCCGCTCTCTCCCTCACCACCCTCGGTTTCGCCCAATCCTTCAACGCCAACTCCTCCAGCCTGTGCCGAGCGTCTCTTTTCGAGTTCGCGTCGAGAACAGCGGTAACACGTTGGATCGCTTGTTGCTTCTGCACCAGGTCGGATTTGTGTGCATGAATGAGCAATGGGGGGACTTGTTGACTTGCAGGTAGTGACGAGAGGGCGCGTAGCACGGAGTGCAAGTGTCTGTGTTGACACAAATGAATCAGTAACGTCACGCCAGCCAACGAGAGATGACTTGAACTGACTCTGCAACGGCTGTTCCGTTTCTTGCAACACTCGCTGAATCGACAACGAAAACTACAGCGGCCGTGTCCTCCAAGTGGTCTGTAAATTGGTCCCTCAACCTGGGATGGCCCGGAATATCAACCAAGCGCAGAGTTCGGCCATGAGACGTGGTGTATAGTGCCGAGTTGGATTGGATTGACGAATGTGTAGGGAGTGCTTGTCCGAACGCGAGCGCGCTGTAGAGAGCCGTTTTGCCAGCATCTGTAGGTCCAAGTATGAGCACCGAGGTACGTTTTGAAGACGGTCTGCGCTGAGTGAACGAGAGTACTACACAGGTATCAACGTCAATGCTAAAGTGTTCAACAAGTGGAGCTGAACTCACTAAATGCGATCAAGACTGCGAGGACCAAGGAAACTGCAACCAGAGTAGTCCGCGAACCGATAGCGAACGGTTCAGAGATGGGCATTGCATCTGCCGTTGGAGGCACCTGTTCGGGAAGTTTGCTCGAGTCCATAGTGGTGGTGACTAGTGTCCTAGGAAGTGATCGAAAAGTAGACGTGGAGACAACACACGGTTAAGCGCTGGTATGGCTTTAGGCGCAAGTCAATCTCAGTTTCTGGATTCGACTGGAACGTCATCATCTATTTCAAGAAGCCTCTATAGTGTATGAGAATATGTTTTCCCGTTAAAATGGATAACCGAGGTTGAGGTATTCCTTGAGAATAGTACAGCCTATAGCTAATCGTGAATAATAAACACTTCATTGCGACACATAGCATACAACCgtctttcagctcaattGTCATACTCGCATCAATAAAGAAATGGGACATTGCAGACGCATGCGCTTCATCCAAAACCTGACTAACTAAGTAATAGAGCTGGTGGTCAAACACTTATTTTGCACGGGTTGGGAGCAGGTTAACATCTGGTGAAGGTGAAACTTCTCATATATGCTCGGTCCAACTGACAGGGCCAAGGCCATGAATATAACACAGCAAAAACGTACACACAAATAGTGTACAAGAATAACCTGGAATTCAAGCTGTGATCACGCCTGTCATACAAGGGTATCAACAGTGACAGGTCGTGAATAAAGCAGAATCTGGTAAAGAGGAAAGGAGGAAGCCATAGTTGTTCACAACAATGAAAGTTCGAGTTAGGAAAGATAGGACAGATCCAAAAAGAGAGAAGAGCCGTATAGAATCATGATCATAAAACCAAGCATCTGAAAGACCCAAGTTTTTCACCGACAACAGATGACTTCCAAGAAGCTCTTCTTTCTAGGGGTTTCTTGGTGTTGGTCGAACCCGTTATGTATGTTGTCCAATGCAGCTGGTGTCATAACTCCAGCTTGACCGTTAGCATCAGCAGTGCTAGGATTAATGACAGAGTCGGTCCCCCGGAAATCCCCCGATGCCGTGTGGATGGCGTTGGCAGTGCTAGCATATGGATGCTGTGGGGTGTTCAATGCGGATGCGCGTCTTGAAGGAGTCGGAGCAGCCACGCCGATCTGAGCAGCTGCGGAAGCTGGGCCACCACCAGGGGTCCCCGGAGTGAGACGGTTGGCTTGTTTAGAGCCATGCCGCACCATGGCGGGGGAGGGAGCGACGGGCGAGCCGAGCTGTTGCTGAGAAGCTCTTCGCTGAGTGTCACGTCGAGGGGCAGAAGGCTGCTGGTAGTTCCCGCCTTGCTGTACAAACAATGTCAAAATCGATAGGGATGGCAAGGCGCCTATAACGTACAGTCGCCTCCAGGCCCTTCCCGCCGTTGAGTAACATCCAATCGTAAACCCCATCTTCGGTTTCGCCTGCGTTCTTGAGTACCTTGGTAAAGAGCTCGCGCAAGAAGTCATAGTCAGGATTTTCCTCAAATCCTAATCGTCTAACATAGTTCTGGAAGTACGGTTAGATAAAGGCACGCATAAATACCCTCAGACTCACTAGATAAATACTGAATTCCTCTATAACGAAGAGTGAGCATGCAGTCATACAACAGTTATTTCGAAACGCACCTGGAAACCCTTCACACAACTCCTTGATGGGTGTGGTTTGCTTCTTCTCTCCAATCTTTTCGTACTTTTGCTTGTTGGTGGCAGCTTTTAACCCTTGCCACGGCAAACCACCACGCAAAAAATACATGAACACATGGCCTAATGATTCAAGATCGTCCCGTCGAGATTGCTCTAATCAGATAGTAAATGAGATTCCCTTCCACGACTAAAAAAACAAGGCAAGGTATTGGCATACCTCGTCCCAAATGCGTATTGATACTCATGTAGCGTGCCGTGCCACTCAAACTCTTTCGCTCACGATAAGGAATGTGTTGTTTGGTCTTCGGGTCCCTGTATTGTTTGGCCATGCCGAAATCGACCACATGTACCATCGAGGCAGTCTTTGTACCGGGTCGTCCGATGAGGAAGTTATCAGGCTTGATATCACGATAAATAAGGTTCTTTTCATGAATGGTTTGCACTCTATGGAGCTTGAAATAACAATGTTAAAACGGATCCGCAATCGCTGAAATTCCGATAACTCACCATTTGCTTGGCCGTCATGCATACGGTCTTGACGCTGAATTTCCTACCACACATATCGAATAAGTCCTCTAAACTAGGTCCAAGAAGGTCTATAACGAGGATATTATGGAGCCCCTCCTGGCCAAAGTGGTATATTTGGGGAATACCAGCTAAAGACAGAATACAAATGAGCTGGCGATAACAATGGAAGCACGATGAGTATGCACGCACGGCAACCGGCCAGAATCCGATACGAACGATACTCATCACGCAGTTGAGGAGCATCTGATTTGCGCGGTTCCTGTCGGTGGGAATAGCAAGCTCGTGAGCGCTCTGGGTTAGTGTCTAGCAGAGACTGGTACACTTACGAATTTGATAGCCACCGCCTGAGAATTAAGTAGGTCTGTGCCTGCGAGCAAATTTTGCAAGTTGATTGAGCATATAGCACAATATGCGAAGACAAGCGCTCACTACTCACCCTCGAAGATGACGCCAAAGCTGCCCTCGCCGATCTTCTTGCCAACACGATAGTGGACGCCAACGATGTTGGTCCCCTGGAGCGAGTTAGATGTCGACATTGGTCTGCTACTCGCAATTACGTGCGTCGTATTCATATACCGTCAAATCCAGGCCCCGGCCGATGCGGGAGAAACAAAATCGCTCGCAGAGTCTCAGCCGTCCCAACTCAGAACTCAGAAGCATGGTCACGTGAAGTTATCCCAATTGGGTAAGCGGCTGCTTCTATTTTCGCAATTACCCCGCGGCAAACCGCGATTTTGAGCCTACAGGCATTCCGGGTATAAACCGTCGTCCATCTCTCACACCAAAAGTCCTTGGAGTACCGCCTCCTTCTTTGCCCACAAGCTCCAGTTCACTCCGACGCTGTACAGCATGTGGTTGACCACCAAATCTTCCGACATGTGTGTTCACTGATGTCATAGATGCAAGTGAGCATGGGAATCAAAAAATGAACGGCACTGTGTGAAATGTGTCTATTTACTTACTTGATGGACCCACATTTGTGCTACCCTGTATGTTACCCCTCGAGAGACTGGCGGATGCGGCTCGCGTAGTCATCCTTTGTGGATCCAACGTTGGTGGGGGCATCACTGCTGTACTCTGCGGACGAGACATTGGCTGTGCGCCAGGTGTCTGGGGTATGCATTGTCCGCCGGCGTTTCCAGTTGGTTGCCCCCTCACTGGTGTGGAAGGCGGTATAAACGCATATTTCTTTGCGCTTTCGTGGGGTTACTATCGATACTATGAACTCAGTAGCATCAGCTTACTCGAGAGTTCTTGTCTCTGACCGACTGCTTGTCGGATTGAGTCGATGATTTAGCGAATGGCTCTGATGCTCTATTGTTTGAGTTAAACCACCGCTTTCATAGCCTGCTGTGATGTTACTGTTATCATTAAATGCCCGTGTTGGGCGGTTTGGGGTGGAACTAGAATGGGGAGAAGATACACTGATTTTATGAATGCATATCAATGTGAGTGTATGCGCTTAATCTGGGTACTTACGCTCCCTCCACGTCAATTCTCCTACGTTTCGAAGCACTTCCTGAACTCGAAGAATATAAATTATCATAAAGATCCCTCTGCTCTAGAATACCGAGGCGGGGAGAGGCCGCCAGATATCTTTGAGAATTACTAATCGTGAATCAAGTTACTACCCACAATTACAGAAGAATCAAATTGTACTGACAGCTGGCTCCGAAGCGACTCTAACTCTGTCTGTAGTTGCCTGATCATAATCTTGGCAGCATCATATCGCTGCCGGTAGTGTCG from Rhizoctonia solani chromosome 16, complete sequence includes the following:
- a CDS encoding major facilitator superfamily transporter, translating into MRHMRNNTPGLDGVEEVPFVGDLPTFDTRANTDVFHIAEHPPLRSRSPSPAPSMTPRRPWYKRPSPIWLLPLTITGAVLMAATIAPRQELYIKLACNELRPEYILLPPPATVSFSNDIPSDPQTPIYVPPPAPPNRPAILIPGPNKMCTSDPNVMAATAKLSTALTTSMGILSCLTTGSWAQLSDRIGRTRVLAIAAIGVLFTDAVLILVAFYADILPGGYRFLIVGNIIDGALGGWTTSMAISHAYVSDIVQPAARSRLFSFFTGALFAGMAVGPTLGALITQHTNDLLTVFYVATALHVTYAILALIVIPESLDLKDRAAAMERYKANQDPNATWFSHVKHAVSTFARPLVVFIPQKRARGKGRDWSLTWIGIAFASAMLNMGSYTFKFQYAITQFGWGTTELGYWMSIVGVSRAAHLLLILPLILRGLQMVYRGRRHTYIDLFVARLSLGIELVGYIVMGMITDTTLFAITTCWMSFGGGFAPSVQSIALALSQDQTAEKPIESDSPASDSELASKPTGPSPSESGTLFGALSVLQSFLAKLWALLFGLVFVSTISSPARDLLG
- a CDS encoding Serine/threonine-protein kinase; translation: MDLDSGASVHDGDEYSQSDEHLIHRAAAWQLRRLRKDALVRLYTLASGPSCTPDPSTELTKPELIDALLGARAASSSLPTPSRSPPQTRASREIKDLPARPRRQTVSHPAPVPASLSCDGGDEADGDEAPSSKRMKLGKRRPSPTLPMKPQAPSASLALALLRSTLPTPRLRVATSRSEIVPNSPAPAGRRRRPRAKHQHHQQLRTPPSDDGDDEAGITSADSEAEALSPDVADISHMAQIADDTVVLEPEDETVRVLRNGKVVRQESEMDVIRQPDEAESSDLTELDSEEEDDDDDENDVTMRPTRRDEESDDDEEVGSDIQVLDAEGDEDGADDDDEEEADEEMATQSTQLEDDDLDIDLSQATDKSLLRLKRDALLRLCLSRSISANGTKPQLVQALLGWRDKSEFTDAPSSTMSELTELDEPISPVSTLPMSDASSELSEETVIVSVAGSSRKGSKGKSRVPSTKKPNKRRSTPVLERSSRVYVADQPDTPRAPRQGSNNGINVGNPPGMPLGVGSGMTKDELEIDLEELGLEDKEIPSDKLVKLEKIGSGGFKDVYIGRLRGRVKVAIAEFRGQLSAMDIKELKLLKDFDHPNVVRFLGVSIPENPRDTPVMMVSELCANGDLFDYIRNVPVPSLRKVLSLMLDIARGIKYLHEHKPPVIHRDCKSSNILITNKVTAKIADFGLAKVKQSTRSMVRSLVGTVNWQAPELWHAHPKYDYKVDVYSCGCVFWEMMQWHLPNKKYPWEGMNEHAIYEAVGAKKQRPPINGLRKQYCPEIVDLVEKMWAQEAKDRPTIKRVVEELERLIQMY
- a CDS encoding CK1/CK1/CK1-G protein kinase produces the protein MSTSNSLQGTNIVGVHYRVGKKIGEGSFGVIFEGTDLLNSQAVAIKFEPRKSDAPQLRDEYRSYRILAGCPGIPQIYHFGQEGLHNILVIDLLGPSLEDLFDMCGRKFSVKTVCMTAKQMLHRVQTIHEKNLIYRDIKPDNFLIGRPGTKTASMVHVVDFGMAKQYRDPKTKQHIPYRERKSLSGTARYMSINTHLGREQSRRDDLESLGHVFMYFLRGGLPWQGLKAATNKQKYEKIGEKKQTTPIKELCEGFPEEFSIYLNYVRRLGFEENPDYDFLRELFTKVLKNAGETEDGVYDWMLLNGGKGLEATQGGNYQQPSAPRRDTQRRASQQQLGSPVAPSPAMVRHGSKQANRLTPGTPGGGPASAAAQIGVAAPTPSRRASALNTPQHPYASTANAIHTASGDFRGTDSVINPSTADANGQAGVMTPAALDNIHNGFDQHQETPRKKSFLEVICCR
- a CDS encoding signal recognition particle receptor subunit beta, whose protein sequence is MDSSKLPEQVPPTADAMPISEPFAIGSRTTLVAVSLVLAVLIAFILSFTQRRPSSKRTSVLILGPTDAGKTALYSALAFGQALPTHSSIQSNSALYTTSHGRTLRLVDIPGHPRLRDQFTDHLEDTAAVVFVVDSASVARNGTAVAESTLALRATRPLVTTCKSTSPPIAHSCTQIRPGAEATSDPTCYRCSRRELEKRRSAQAGGVGVEGLGETEGGEGESGLECTGGIFRFAQWEAGDITFGEGWVKVAREDLEKSDNEKESATEDGLDSLREWLESL